The genomic window CAGATCGAGTTCTGCGACGTACTCCTGCTGAACAAGTGCGACATGGTGCCCGACGAAGAACTCGACGCCGTCGAGGCGGCGGTCAGGGAACTCCAGCCGCGGGCGAAGCTCCACCGAACGACCTACTCCGAGGTGGATCCCGGCGAGGTGCTCGGAACCGGGCTGTTCGACTTTGAGGATGCACGACGACGGCAAGGGTGGAAGCAAGCGCTTGCGGAAAGCGGGGACCACGGTGGCGACGACAACGGGCACGGTCACGACCACGGCGAACAGCCGGCCGCCGCGGCCCACGGCGTCGAGTCAGTCGTGTACCGGAGCGACCGCCCGTTCCACCCGGAGCGGTTCGACGCGTGGCTGGACGAGTGGCGCGGCGACGTGGTCCGGGCGAAGGGGTTCGCGTGGGTCGCGAGCCGCCCCGACGAAGTATTCGGGGTCAGCCAGGCCGGTCCCGCCGTCCAGGCCGGCCCGATCGGCGAGTGGGGCGGCGACGACCCGGCGACGCGGCTCGTGATCATCGGTCGGGAATTGGACCGTGACGCGCTGACCGCCACCCTCGACGACTGCCTCGCGACGGACGCGGAGCGGTCGGCGTCGTACGACGAGGACCCGTTTCCGCGGGAGTCCTGAGGAGTCGAGAACGGTGCCGCTACGCGCCGTAGCCCACGTCCTCCCGGACCTCGTCCCACGACTCGTGGAACCCGTACGTCGACTCGGAGTCGCCGCCCGTCGCCGCCTGATACACGTCGTCGTAGGCGAGCAGTCTGGCCCAGTCGTCGTGGTATCGGTAGCTACAGTACTGGCACATCGGACGGGCAACCTACGACGGCCGGCTGTTTAGTCGTGTCGCCGAAAAAAGGATTCCGCGGGCGGGTCAGGGCTCCAGCAGGACCTTCGTGACGCCCTCCTCGCGGTCGTCGAACGCCTCGTACATCTCCGGCGCTTCGTCGAGGTCGACGCGGTGGGAGACGACCCAGCTGGGGTCGGCGCGGCCCTCGATGATCAGGTCCCGAAGCTCCCGGTTGTACTCCTTGACGTTGCACTGCCCGGTGCCGAGCGCCTGCCCCTTCTCGAACAGCAGGCCGAAGTCGATCCCGAGGCGGCCCTGCGCGGCCATCTCGTCGGGCGCGCCGGGGTCTTCCGGGACGTACAGCCCCGGGATGCCGAGTTCGCCCGTCGGCTTGACGGTCCGGATGAGGTTGTTGATGACGACTGCCGGGTTCTCCCGGGCCGGGTCGTAGGCGTCGTCGGCCTCCTTGTCCGGGTCGATCGCCTGATAGCCGACGGCGTCGACGCCCTTGTCGACCCCGCCACCGTGCGCGTCCTTTATTTGATCGACCGGGTCGCCCTCCTCGAAGTTGATCGCGGTGGCGTCGCAGTGTTCCTCGGCGAGGTCGAGTCGGCTCGGCACGCGGTCGACGACGTAGATCTCCGCAGCGCCCTTGATCTTCGCGCTGTAGGCGGCCATCAGGCCGACCGGTCCCGCGCCGTAGATGGCGACTGAGTCGCCCGGTTCGAGGTTGGCGAGTTCGGTCCCGTGCCAGCCCGTCGGGAAGATGTCCGCCAGCAGCGAGAACGCGTCCTCGTGCTCGTCGCCCTCGGGCAACTGGAGCGCGTTGAAGTCGGCGTAGGGGATCCGGAGTTTCTCGGCCTGTCCACCCTTGTACGGGCCCATAGCGACGTAGCCGTACGCGCCGCCGGCGAACCCGGGGTTGACGTTCGTACAGAAGCCGGTGTACCCCTCCTCGCAGTTCTCGCAGAACCCGCAGGCGACGTTGAACGGGGCGACGACGCGGTCGCCCTCCTCCAGCGAGGTCACGGCGTCGCCGACCTCCGTGACGATCCCCATGTTCTCGTGGCCGAACACGATCCCCGGCTCCGCGGCCGTCCGTCCCTCGTACATGTGGAGGTCGGAGCCACAGATACACGTCGTCGTGATGTCGATCAGCACGTCGTTCGGGTGTTCGATCTCCGGTTCGTCCACTTCCTCGACCGCTACCTCATGTGGGCCTTTATAAACGACGGCGTCCATTGACATTAGTTAGTACACCACTGTATAACTGTAGGTCGTACAATATAAGTATCGTTTGTGTAAATTTGGTAGTACCAGGTCAGTTATACCACGGTCGCCGGTGGCCCGTCGGCTCGGGAACCCGTCGGCGGCCACCGGCTCGCAGGGGTTCCCTCGAGGGCTAACACGAACACGTTCGACAGAAGGACTTTGATCACCACTCGGACAGATCAAACCGTATGTATTTAGGCAAGCCTAAAAACTCACTGGGGCTGAGACCTCGTGAACTAGCATCGACGGCCACCAGTACGGGAGGTACCGGCCGATGATCCGCGAGCACGTCCACCACCTCCACCACGCGATCGACGACCAGTCGCTGCCGGTGCGGGGTGCGATAACCCTGGGTGCGCTCCTGGCGCTGCCCCTGTTCGGAACTGCCGTCCGAACCCTCGGAAGCGCGCTGGGGCTCGGTCGGCTCGTGTTTCCGCTGCTGGTCCTCGCGCACGTCCCCGTGGTCGTGGCGCTGATCGCCGTCTGGTCGATCGGCTGTGACGTCTGCCGGACAGAGGGGTCCGCATGACGGCGACGGACTTCGACGCAGAACGCACCTACGGCGACGGCCAGTTCTCCGCCGTCCAGGTGTTCGAAAGCGACCGGATGAAAATCGTCTGCGGGTACTTCGAACCGGGCCAGTTCATTCCGGTGCACGCGCCGGCAAGCGACGTGGCGATCCACGTTCGGTCCGGCACGGGCATAGTCCGGGACGGGGACGACGAACACCGGGTCGACCCCGGTGACGTTGTCGTCGTCGCAGCGAACGCTGACCGCGGCGTGAAAGCCGACGCGGACGAGCGGCTGGAGGCGCTGCTCGTCACGGCACCGCCGCCGACCGACGCCGAGCACGACCCCGTTCGGAAGGGACTTCGGACCGGACAGTTCGATCCGCTCGACGACGGGTGACCGGTTTCCGCGGCGGGCGTTCCGGGACGTGAGTAGCTTCAAGAGTCCGGGCGTCGACAGGTGACCCAACCAATGACCGCTCCCGGGTGGCGCGGATGGTAGCCGAGCAGTTCGTCGAGCTGTTCGGCAGCGATCCGGTCGTCCACGGGTTCGTCGGCGGCCTGTTCATCGCGACGCTGAACCTCGTCGGCGCGTCGCTCGTGTTCGTCTGGCGGAACCCCTCCGAGCGGTCACTGGACGGCGTGCTCGGCTTCGCCGCGGGCGTGATGCTCGCCGCCAGCTTCACGAGCCTGATCATCCCCGGGATCGAGACGTACTCGGGCGGTGATCCGATCCCCGTGCTGCTTGGCGTCGCGCTCGGCGCGGTGGCGCTTGACCGGTCCGACGTGCTCGTCCCCCACGCACACTATCTCGTCACCGGGCGGCGACGGACGGACGCCGCGAACCCCTCGGAGAGCCTCCCGGTCGACGACAAACGGCTCGCGGGCGTCGTGCTGTTCGTGCTGGCGATCACCATCCACAACATGCCCGAAGGGCTCGCCGTCGGCGTCGGCTTCGGCAGCGGCGACCCGGCCGCCGCCATCCCGCTCATGCTCGCGATCGGGATTCAGAACATCCCGGAGGGGTTCGCCGTGTCGGTCGCCGCGGTCAACGCCGGGCTCGACAGGCGGTTCTACGCGGCAGTCGCAGGGATCCGCGCGGGCGTCGTCGAGATACCGCTGGCCGTGCTCGGCGCGTTCGCCGTCCAGCGGGTGTCCGCGCTGCTCCCCTACGCGATGGGGTTCGCTGCGGGCGCGATGCTGTTCGTCATCAGCGACGAGATCGTCCCCGAGACCCACACGCGGGGCAACGAGCGGGTCGCCACGCTGGGTACGATCCTCGGCACGATCGTGATGCTCTATCTGGACATCGCGCTCGCGTAGGGCGTCCGGTCGAAAGCTCCATGGTCCTCACACGCGTCCATGGGAGTATGAGTTCCGACGACAGACCGACCGTCGAAGACGTGATGTCCTCGCCGCTGGAGACGATCCCCGCCGACGCCACGGTGATGGAAGCCACCCAGCGGATGCGCGAGAAGGACATCAACGCGCTGGTCGTGCCGACGACGCCACGGGCCATCATCAGCAGTACGGACGTGCTGGACGCCGTCGCCGACGGCCGTGACGTGACCGAACTGGCGGTGAGCGACGTGATGACGACCGACGTCGAGACCGCCGCGCCGGACCTCTACATGGAGGAGGTCGCCGCGATGATGACCACGTACGGGATCAAACACCTCCCGGTCGTCGACGACGACTACGTTGGGATGATCTCCTCGACAGACGTGACCGCGCATCTGTCCTGACCGCCGTCGGGGGCGACTTCACCGACCCGAGAGATCCGGCCGGTAGAGACGTTCCCTAACGTTTATTGGCTGTGCCCCGGTCAGGTCAAACGATTGATGTCCCTCCGAACCCCCTCCAACCTCCGGGGTAAGCGGCCGACGGTCCGGTCCGTCGTCGGCGTGCCGTTCCGGGCGCAGACCTACAAGAACCTGCTGTACCTGGCGCTTGCGTTCCCGCTCGGGCTCGCGTACTTTATCGCGCTGTCGGTCGGGC from Halostella salina includes these protein-coding regions:
- a CDS encoding CobW family GTP-binding protein: MSAPDDAVPITVVSGPLGAGKTTLVNRLLNDPGDRRIAVVVNDMGEVNVDAELLDGETEEGVVDLSNGCICCRLQDDLVTEVTELAESRSFDYLVVEASGISEPIPIARTLTGADGDEVPDRLRLDTTVSVVDAYGFWKAFDPDASLPDAAPDPERPLTEVLVDQIEFCDVLLLNKCDMVPDEELDAVEAAVRELQPRAKLHRTTYSEVDPGEVLGTGLFDFEDARRRQGWKQALAESGDHGGDDNGHGHDHGEQPAAAAHGVESVVYRSDRPFHPERFDAWLDEWRGDVVRAKGFAWVASRPDEVFGVSQAGPAVQAGPIGEWGGDDPATRLVIIGRELDRDALTATLDDCLATDAERSASYDEDPFPRES
- a CDS encoding glutathione-independent formaldehyde dehydrogenase, encoding MDAVVYKGPHEVAVEEVDEPEIEHPNDVLIDITTTCICGSDLHMYEGRTAAEPGIVFGHENMGIVTEVGDAVTSLEEGDRVVAPFNVACGFCENCEEGYTGFCTNVNPGFAGGAYGYVAMGPYKGGQAEKLRIPYADFNALQLPEGDEHEDAFSLLADIFPTGWHGTELANLEPGDSVAIYGAGPVGLMAAYSAKIKGAAEIYVVDRVPSRLDLAEEHCDATAINFEEGDPVDQIKDAHGGGVDKGVDAVGYQAIDPDKEADDAYDPARENPAVVINNLIRTVKPTGELGIPGLYVPEDPGAPDEMAAQGRLGIDFGLLFEKGQALGTGQCNVKEYNRELRDLIIEGRADPSWVVSHRVDLDEAPEMYEAFDDREEGVTKVLLEP
- a CDS encoding CBS domain-containing protein translates to MSSDDRPTVEDVMSSPLETIPADATVMEATQRMREKDINALVVPTTPRAIISSTDVLDAVADGRDVTELAVSDVMTTDVETAAPDLYMEEVAAMMTTYGIKHLPVVDDDYVGMISSTDVTAHLS
- a CDS encoding ZIP family metal transporter → MVAEQFVELFGSDPVVHGFVGGLFIATLNLVGASLVFVWRNPSERSLDGVLGFAAGVMLAASFTSLIIPGIETYSGGDPIPVLLGVALGAVALDRSDVLVPHAHYLVTGRRRTDAANPSESLPVDDKRLAGVVLFVLAITIHNMPEGLAVGVGFGSGDPAAAIPLMLAIGIQNIPEGFAVSVAAVNAGLDRRFYAAVAGIRAGVVEIPLAVLGAFAVQRVSALLPYAMGFAAGAMLFVISDEIVPETHTRGNERVATLGTILGTIVMLYLDIALA
- a CDS encoding cupin domain-containing protein, whose product is MTATDFDAERTYGDGQFSAVQVFESDRMKIVCGYFEPGQFIPVHAPASDVAIHVRSGTGIVRDGDDEHRVDPGDVVVVAANADRGVKADADERLEALLVTAPPPTDAEHDPVRKGLRTGQFDPLDDG